A region from the Spiroplasma taiwanense CT-1 genome encodes:
- a CDS encoding inorganic diphosphatase: MKSNIIKMIVEIPKGSSNKYEYDINSNQISLDRVLYGANFYPGEYGFVPETLDWDGDPLDVISLATHPTLPGVAVNVRILGSIKMIDAGEIDTKLFGVFSDDPRFKEFTTLKDVPQHLKDEIENFFLQYKALQKKEVKINGWGNVDEAMHELVECKERFEHYKDRYLKPGGKEEIMEEWKIKGLGKG, translated from the coding sequence ATGAAAAGTAATATTATAAAAATGATCGTTGAAATTCCAAAGGGTAGCTCTAATAAATATGAGTACGATATTAATTCAAATCAAATTAGTTTAGATAGAGTTTTATATGGTGCAAATTTTTACCCAGGAGAATATGGTTTTGTACCTGAAACACTAGACTGAGATGGAGATCCTTTGGATGTAATTAGTTTAGCAACTCACCCTACTTTACCAGGTGTAGCTGTTAATGTTAGAATTCTTGGTTCAATTAAAATGATTGATGCTGGAGAAATTGATACAAAACTATTTGGGGTTTTTTCAGATGATCCAAGATTTAAAGAATTTACAACACTAAAAGATGTTCCACAACATTTGAAAGATGAGATAGAAAATTTCTTTTTACAATATAAGGCATTACAAAAAAAAGAAGTAAAAATTAATGGTTGAGGTAATGTTGATGAAGCAATGCATGAGTTAGTTGAATGTAAAGAAAGATTTGAACATTACAAAGATAGATATTTAAAGCCTGGTGGAAAAGAAGAAATAATGGAAGAATGAAAAATTAAAGGACTTGGCAAAGGATAA
- the mreB gene encoding rod shape-determining protein, whose amino-acid sequence MANKKPVYISMDLGTASTLVYISGQGIVYNEPSIVAYKVKENRIIAVGEEAYKMIGKGNKTLKIVRPMVDGVITDIKATQAQLKYIFARLRLEKTLKGCVMLLACPSVITELEKSALKKIAESLGATNVFIEEEVKMAALGGGVNINTPSGQLIVDMGGGTTDAAVISSGDIVLSKSIKIAGNYLNEEILKFTRAQYGLEIGIKTAETIKIKVGSLAKFPDEKTMKVYGRDIVSGLPREIEITPQELREVLKIPLSRIIDLVVQVLEETPPELAGDIFRNGITLCGGTALIKGIDKYFGDTLQLPTKVGEQPLLAVINGTKKFESEIFEQLRNRQE is encoded by the coding sequence ATGGCAAACAAAAAACCAGTTTATATTTCAATGGATTTAGGAACAGCTTCAACTTTAGTTTATATTTCAGGACAAGGTATTGTTTATAACGAGCCTTCAATTGTTGCATATAAAGTAAAAGAAAATCGTATTATTGCGGTTGGTGAAGAAGCATATAAAATGATAGGTAAAGGTAACAAAACATTAAAAATTGTTAGACCAATGGTTGATGGTGTAATAACAGATATAAAAGCAACACAAGCACAATTAAAATATATTTTTGCAAGATTAAGATTAGAAAAAACTTTAAAGGGTTGTGTAATGTTATTGGCTTGTCCATCAGTAATTACAGAACTTGAAAAATCTGCTCTTAAAAAAATTGCAGAAAGTCTTGGAGCAACAAATGTATTTATTGAAGAAGAAGTAAAAATGGCTGCTCTTGGAGGAGGTGTTAATATTAATACACCATCTGGACAATTAATTGTTGATATGGGTGGAGGAACAACTGATGCAGCTGTTATTTCTTCAGGTGATATTGTTTTATCTAAGTCTATAAAAATTGCAGGAAATTACTTAAATGAAGAAATTTTAAAATTTACAAGAGCTCAATATGGATTAGAAATTGGAATTAAAACAGCTGAAACAATAAAAATTAAAGTTGGTTCATTGGCAAAATTCCCTGATGAAAAAACTATGAAAGTTTATGGACGTGATATTGTTTCGGGATTACCAAGAGAGATAGAAATAACTCCTCAGGAATTAAGAGAGGTCTTAAAAATTCCTTTATCAAGAATTATTGATTTAGTAGTTCAAGTTTTAGAAGAAACTCCCCCAGAATTGGCAGGAGATATTTTTAGAAATGGAATTACTTTATGTGGAGGTACAGCATTAATTAAAGGAATTGATAAGTATTTTGGTGATACTCTTCAATTACCAACAAAAGTTGGTGAACAACCTTTATTGGCTGTTATTAATGGAACTAAGAAATTTGAATCAGAAATCTTTGAACAATTGAGAAATAGACAAGAGTAA
- a CDS encoding ECF transporter S component, which yields MSDNKHSVPDHLDEKENKKDHYHNEHHYDNKGNHDDIIDDDFNFKYSIYINKKNLLYRLAAAGVFLALASICTFFDSMLERIFTLPLDGVILSVRYLDIFVITLSIGVLGPVFSSLIAFIVPWIHLLMDAEHGPLPSLIDSLGYFAIIWILWLLYYVIFKNSYIHKDPSKKKDLIKRWVPIAIFIPITLILYVPLTILMIYISNPDHEVEEVKNQILKIVNYHETHEHGHWTDFKEKYVVYTFIVIGFETLRFTVCYSLFAVIEPQMKKLNHIYK from the coding sequence ATGTCTGATAACAAACATTCAGTTCCTGATCATTTAGATGAAAAGGAAAATAAAAAAGATCATTACCACAATGAACATCATTATGATAACAAAGGAAATCATGACGATATTATTGATGATGATTTTAATTTCAAATATTCAATTTATATCAATAAAAAAAATCTATTATATAGATTAGCAGCTGCTGGTGTATTTTTAGCACTTGCATCAATATGTACTTTTTTTGATTCCATGCTTGAAAGGATTTTTACTTTACCTCTTGATGGTGTAATTTTATCAGTTAGATATTTAGATATTTTTGTTATTACACTATCAATTGGGGTTTTAGGCCCAGTATTTTCAAGTTTAATTGCTTTTATTGTTCCATGAATTCATTTATTAATGGATGCAGAACATGGTCCATTACCATCATTAATTGATTCATTAGGTTATTTTGCAATAATATGAATTTTATGATTATTGTATTATGTTATATTTAAAAATTCATATATTCATAAAGATCCAAGTAAAAAAAAGGATTTAATTAAAAGATGAGTACCTATTGCAATTTTTATTCCAATAACTTTAATTCTATATGTTCCTTTAACAATTTTAATGATATATATTTCTAATCCTGATCATGAAGTTGAAGAAGTAAAAAATCAAATTTTAAAAATTGTTAATTATCATGAAACACATGAACATGGTCACTGAACGGATTTTAAAGAAAAATATGTAGTATATACTTTTATAGTTATAGGTTTTGAAACACTTAGATTTACAGTATGTTACTCATTATTCGCAGTTATTGAGCCACAAATGAAAAAATTAAATCATATTTATAAATAA